In Geopsychrobacter electrodiphilus DSM 16401, a single window of DNA contains:
- a CDS encoding 2-oxoacid:ferredoxin oxidoreductase subunit beta, whose translation MAYDYEKSLRPGKLPHIWCPGCGHGIVMKGLIRAMDTCELDLKQTAIVSGIGCASRLPGYIDSCTLHTAHGRAAAFATGVKMAKPEMTVLVVSGDGDCTAIGGNHFIHACRRNIDMTYLIMNNNIYGMTGGQFSPCTPTGALASTTVYGNPDPTFDIAKLAIGAGATFVARGTAFHAAQIDKLIAEGIKHKGMAVIEILDDCPTTYGRRNKFRSVIDMMKRLKDIAVPVAAAAKMTPEQLEGKVLTGVLHKEDRPEYTEQYAKVIQRAQGL comes from the coding sequence ATGGCTTACGATTACGAAAAATCACTCCGTCCTGGCAAGCTGCCGCATATCTGGTGCCCAGGCTGCGGTCACGGGATTGTCATGAAGGGCTTGATTCGGGCAATGGACACCTGTGAACTCGATCTTAAGCAGACGGCCATCGTCTCGGGTATCGGTTGTGCCAGTCGACTGCCCGGCTATATCGATTCCTGTACCCTGCATACTGCTCACGGTCGGGCTGCAGCCTTCGCTACCGGGGTCAAAATGGCCAAGCCGGAGATGACGGTGCTAGTTGTCAGTGGCGATGGTGACTGTACCGCGATCGGTGGTAATCACTTTATCCACGCCTGTCGGCGTAATATCGATATGACCTACCTCATCATGAACAACAATATTTACGGAATGACCGGTGGTCAGTTCTCACCCTGCACGCCGACCGGAGCCCTGGCGTCGACCACGGTTTACGGTAACCCCGATCCGACATTTGATATCGCCAAGTTGGCAATTGGTGCTGGTGCGACCTTCGTTGCTCGTGGTACTGCATTCCATGCAGCTCAGATCGATAAGTTGATCGCCGAGGGGATCAAGCACAAGGGGATGGCCGTTATCGAAATTCTCGACGACTGCCCGACCACCTACGGTCGTCGCAACAAATTTCGTAGCGTTATCGACATGATGAAGCGTCTCAAGGACATTGCTGTTCCTGTTGCCGCCGCCGCCAAGATGACCCCAGAACAACTCGAAGGCAAGGTTTTGACCGGTGTGCTGCATAAAGAAGACCGTCCTGAGTACACTGAGCAATATGCCAAGGTCATACAACGCGCTCAGGGCCTCTGA
- a CDS encoding 2-oxoacid:acceptor oxidoreductase subunit alpha, with translation MAKKVALMQGNEACAQGALYAGCNFFAGYPITPSTEVAEVLSIELPKIGGTFIQMEDEIGATAALIGAALTGAKALDSTSGPGMSLKQELLGYACIAEVPCVIVNVQRGGPSTGMPTGPSQSDMQQAMWGTHGDHAAIVLTPASCQEIYEETVRAFNLAEKYRMPVQIQLDEICAHMRERVVFAEPGELEVINREVPTATPEEYKPYDSSKGLVPPLASFGSGYRFHVTGLNKAADGFPTTKAELVDAEERRQIDKVLLNQDDIQKNDEYLLDDAEVVIFAYGSTSRSARYAVNELRKEGVKAGLFRPLTMWPFPEKRVAELAAQAKAIICPEMNLGQMVREVERVAKGNCAVSHIGRVDGEPINPGQIIDKVKEV, from the coding sequence GTGGCTAAAAAAGTAGCTCTTATGCAGGGCAATGAAGCGTGTGCTCAAGGTGCGCTCTATGCTGGCTGCAATTTCTTCGCTGGTTATCCGATTACTCCGTCAACCGAGGTTGCCGAAGTTCTGTCGATCGAACTTCCCAAAATTGGTGGAACATTTATTCAAATGGAAGATGAGATCGGTGCGACTGCCGCACTGATCGGCGCCGCCTTGACCGGGGCCAAGGCTCTCGATTCCACGTCCGGGCCGGGTATGTCGCTCAAACAGGAACTGCTTGGCTATGCCTGCATTGCTGAAGTCCCCTGTGTCATCGTTAACGTCCAGCGTGGCGGTCCTTCGACCGGTATGCCGACCGGTCCGAGTCAGTCGGATATGCAGCAGGCGATGTGGGGAACCCACGGCGACCATGCGGCGATTGTTCTGACTCCAGCCTCATGCCAGGAGATCTACGAAGAGACCGTGCGGGCCTTCAATCTGGCCGAGAAATATCGCATGCCGGTTCAGATTCAGCTTGATGAAATCTGCGCGCATATGCGCGAGCGGGTGGTGTTCGCTGAGCCCGGCGAACTTGAGGTTATTAACCGTGAAGTTCCTACGGCAACACCAGAGGAATACAAACCTTATGATTCAAGTAAGGGTCTTGTTCCGCCGCTGGCTTCTTTCGGCAGTGGCTACCGTTTTCATGTGACCGGTCTGAATAAGGCCGCTGACGGCTTCCCCACTACCAAAGCTGAACTGGTAGACGCAGAAGAACGGCGTCAGATCGACAAAGTCCTGCTGAATCAGGACGATATCCAGAAGAATGATGAATATCTGCTGGATGACGCCGAGGTTGTTATTTTTGCTTATGGCTCGACCAGTCGTAGTGCTCGTTACGCAGTTAATGAATTGCGTAAAGAGGGCGTGAAGGCTGGCCTGTTCCGTCCTCTGACCATGTGGCCCTTCCCGGAGAAGCGTGTTGCCGAACTGGCTGCTCAGGCTAAGGCGATCATCTGCCCTGAGATGAACCTGGGACAGATGGTGCGTGAGGTTGAGCGCGTGGCAAAGGGGAATTGTGCAGTTTCCCATATCGGGCGTGTCGATGGGGAGCCGATTAATCCCGGCCAGATCATCGACAAGGTCAAGGAGGTCTAA
- a CDS encoding 4Fe-4S binding protein: protein MSGAKANIEINERYCKGCSICVEFCPTKVLAIDAFVAKVENADACIACMQCELRCPDFAIKVHKL from the coding sequence ATGAGCGGTGCGAAAGCGAATATTGAGATCAACGAACGGTACTGTAAAGGGTGCAGTATTTGTGTAGAATTCTGCCCCACGAAAGTGCTGGCGATCGATGCCTTTGTAGCGAAAGTCGAGAATGCCGATGCTTGCATCGCATGTATGCAGTGTGAACTGCGTTGCCCTGACTTTGCCATTAAAGTTCACAAGCTGTAG
- the mdh gene encoding malate dehydrogenase — MARPKIALIGGGQIGGVLAQLCALRELGDVVLFDIVEGMPQGKTLDIAEAAPVDGFDVSVTGTNSYKDIAGANVVIVTAGLPRKPGMSRDDLIGVNSKIMTSVAEGIRDNAPDAFVIIISNPLDAMVTLCQKITGFPSARVMGQAGVLDSARFKAFIAWELGVSVKDVNAMTLGGHGDTMVPLVRYASVNGIPVMELLEQKYGSAAKANEVMTAMVERTKAAGGEVVKLLGNGSAFYSPASSAVAMAESILKDQKRVMPTCALLKGEFGVNGFYVGVPCVLGAGGIEKIIEFKLDATEQALMDNSVAAVKELVGSMNL; from the coding sequence ATGGCAAGACCTAAAATTGCTCTGATCGGTGGTGGACAGATTGGTGGTGTTCTGGCTCAACTCTGCGCGTTGCGTGAACTGGGCGATGTTGTGCTGTTTGATATCGTCGAAGGTATGCCGCAAGGGAAAACCCTCGACATTGCCGAAGCTGCTCCGGTCGACGGGTTTGATGTCAGCGTCACCGGAACCAACTCTTACAAAGATATCGCTGGCGCCAATGTTGTTATTGTTACTGCCGGCCTGCCGCGTAAACCCGGGATGAGCCGTGATGACCTGATCGGGGTTAACTCCAAAATCATGACCTCAGTTGCTGAGGGAATCCGCGACAACGCTCCCGATGCCTTTGTTATTATTATTTCCAATCCGCTCGATGCGATGGTGACTCTCTGTCAGAAAATTACCGGGTTCCCCTCTGCACGCGTCATGGGTCAGGCGGGCGTTCTTGACTCAGCACGCTTCAAGGCGTTTATCGCTTGGGAACTGGGTGTTTCGGTTAAAGATGTTAACGCAATGACTCTGGGTGGTCATGGTGACACCATGGTTCCTCTGGTCCGTTATGCTTCGGTTAATGGAATTCCTGTCATGGAATTGCTGGAGCAAAAATATGGTAGCGCTGCAAAAGCCAACGAAGTCATGACCGCCATGGTTGAGCGGACCAAGGCTGCTGGCGGCGAAGTTGTTAAGCTTCTCGGCAACGGCAGCGCTTTCTATAGTCCTGCCTCTTCTGCCGTGGCCATGGCTGAGTCGATCCTCAAAGACCAGAAGCGGGTTATGCCGACCTGTGCTCTGTTAAAGGGAGAGTTCGGGGTCAATGGTTTTTATGTCGGCGTCCCTTGTGTTCTGGGAGCTGGTGGAATTGAGAAAATTATTGAATTTAAGCTTGATGCCACCGAGCAGGCGTTGATGGATAACTCCGTGGCCGCCGTCAAAGAACTTGTCGGCAGCATGAATCTCTGA
- a CDS encoding NADP-dependent isocitrate dehydrogenase — protein sequence MSKETSTIIWSEIDEAPALATYALLPIVQKYLQGSGVSVETRDISLSGRILANFPDKLNDNQKVADYLAQLGDLTQDPTANIIKLPNVSASIPQLQAAIKELQAKGFDIPDYPEEPKTEADKALQTRFAKCLGSAVNPVLREGNSDRRAAASVKKFAQKNPHRMMKPWPAGSKTRVAHMTADDFYGSETSVTLKEATTVNYEFVAADGSVSVLKKAMPVQAGEVLDSSTINIKALRKFYAEQIENAKNEGVLLSLHLKATMMKISDPYIFGQCVTVYYKDVFEKHGATFKELGVNVSNGLGDVYVKIQRLPEAKRAEIEADIMAVYKTRPALAMVDSRKGITNLHVPNDVIIDASMPVVVRDGGRMWNLQDELQDTIAMIPDRCYATIYQTVIEDCQKHGQFDPATMGHVSNVGLMAQKAEEYGSHDKTFRATGKGKIQVVDASGATLLEQSVEEGDVFRSCQTKDAPIQDWVKLAVTRAKASGVPTVFWLDSKRGHDAQLIKKVETYLKNHDTTGLDIRIMTPDAAMQLACDRARKGLDTVTVTGNALRDYLTDLFPILELGTSARMLSIVPLLQGGGLFETGAGGSAPKHVEQFLKEGHLRWDSLGEYCALVPALEHVANRTGNARVQLFADTLDQAVSDYLENSKAPSRKVNEIDNRGSSFYLALYWAKALASQTKDAELKARFIDVAAALEANEAKINAELLAAQGSPVDIGGYYKPDAGMTEKAMRPSATFNAIINAIN from the coding sequence ATGTCAAAGGAAACATCGACAATAATTTGGTCAGAAATTGATGAAGCTCCCGCCCTGGCAACCTACGCCCTGCTTCCGATTGTTCAAAAGTATCTTCAGGGCTCCGGAGTCTCGGTTGAAACGCGAGATATCTCCCTGTCTGGTCGAATCCTGGCCAACTTTCCTGACAAGTTGAATGACAATCAGAAAGTCGCCGACTATCTAGCCCAGCTCGGTGATCTGACACAGGATCCAACGGCCAACATTATTAAGTTACCGAATGTCAGCGCCTCCATCCCCCAACTGCAGGCGGCGATTAAAGAACTTCAGGCTAAGGGGTTCGACATCCCTGATTATCCTGAAGAACCTAAGACTGAGGCTGATAAGGCACTACAAACCAGATTCGCCAAATGTCTGGGCAGCGCTGTCAATCCTGTCTTGCGGGAAGGGAACTCCGACCGCAGGGCCGCTGCTTCGGTCAAGAAATTTGCTCAGAAAAATCCTCATCGCATGATGAAACCCTGGCCCGCTGGATCCAAAACTCGTGTGGCCCACATGACGGCAGATGATTTTTACGGCAGCGAGACTTCAGTGACTCTTAAAGAGGCGACTACGGTTAATTATGAATTTGTCGCGGCTGATGGCAGCGTAAGCGTATTGAAAAAAGCAATGCCCGTGCAGGCAGGGGAGGTTCTTGACTCCTCGACGATCAACATTAAGGCACTCCGCAAATTTTACGCCGAGCAGATTGAAAACGCGAAAAATGAAGGGGTGCTACTCTCTCTGCACCTCAAGGCGACGATGATGAAAATCTCAGACCCTTATATCTTCGGTCAGTGCGTCACCGTCTATTATAAGGATGTCTTCGAGAAACATGGCGCGACCTTCAAGGAGTTGGGCGTAAATGTCAGCAACGGTCTGGGGGATGTTTATGTAAAAATCCAGCGTCTGCCAGAAGCAAAAAGAGCTGAAATTGAAGCGGACATCATGGCGGTTTACAAAACCCGCCCTGCTCTGGCAATGGTTGACTCCCGTAAGGGGATCACTAATCTGCACGTACCGAATGATGTCATCATCGATGCTTCGATGCCTGTTGTAGTTCGTGATGGTGGTCGGATGTGGAACCTTCAGGATGAACTGCAGGATACCATCGCCATGATTCCTGACCGGTGTTACGCCACTATCTATCAGACCGTCATCGAGGATTGTCAGAAACACGGTCAATTTGATCCTGCGACCATGGGGCATGTCTCCAATGTCGGGTTGATGGCGCAGAAGGCAGAGGAATATGGTTCCCATGACAAAACCTTTCGTGCCACCGGCAAGGGTAAAATCCAGGTTGTCGATGCTTCGGGTGCGACCCTGCTGGAGCAGTCTGTTGAAGAGGGTGATGTCTTTCGCTCCTGTCAGACCAAAGACGCTCCGATTCAGGACTGGGTCAAGTTGGCCGTCACGCGTGCCAAGGCCAGTGGTGTCCCGACTGTTTTCTGGTTGGATTCCAAGCGCGGTCACGACGCCCAGCTTATCAAAAAAGTTGAAACCTATCTGAAAAACCACGATACGACCGGACTCGACATTCGTATTATGACGCCTGACGCAGCGATGCAGTTAGCCTGTGACAGAGCTAGAAAGGGCTTAGATACCGTTACCGTTACCGGCAATGCGCTGCGTGATTACCTGACTGACCTTTTCCCGATTCTCGAACTGGGGACCAGTGCCAGAATGCTTTCTATCGTGCCTCTGCTTCAAGGAGGTGGGCTGTTTGAGACCGGCGCGGGCGGTTCGGCTCCTAAACATGTCGAGCAGTTCCTTAAAGAGGGCCACCTGCGTTGGGATTCTTTGGGTGAGTACTGCGCGCTGGTGCCGGCTCTTGAACATGTAGCCAATCGGACTGGTAATGCCCGGGTGCAGCTGTTCGCGGATACCCTTGATCAGGCCGTTTCAGATTACCTGGAAAACTCCAAGGCGCCTTCGCGCAAAGTGAATGAGATTGATAATCGGGGTAGCAGTTTTTATCTGGCTTTATATTGGGCGAAGGCGTTGGCGTCTCAAACCAAGGATGCAGAACTTAAAGCCCGCTTCATCGATGTTGCTGCAGCTCTCGAAGCGAATGAAGCCAAGATCAATGCAGAGTTACTTGCCGCTCAGGGTAGCCCCGTTGATATCGGCGGGTACTACAAGCCAGACGCTGGCATGACCGAAAAAGCGATGCGCCCAAGCGCGACCTTCAATGCGATTATTAACGCTATTAACTGA
- a CDS encoding LysM peptidoglycan-binding domain-containing protein has protein sequence MYQKFIILGLGLLLLAGCATRPQIELEIVRNEVAKAYASGARTLAPEAYDAASKALNDAETLVYHGSFNHARAVLNRALLSAAKATSLAQEKSAEIAAQNHKDQLAKEAAEKIARALAKKKPVPPPPLKPEPVKTVVQKPKIVLLDQVRVSVGETLFSLSSRRDIYGEPLLWPLIYKANRDQIKDPQQIFEGQILTIPRDKTEQEKEAARKEARESDLFPR, from the coding sequence ATGTATCAAAAATTTATTATTTTAGGTCTCGGACTATTGCTTTTAGCTGGTTGTGCGACGCGACCACAAATAGAGCTTGAGATTGTTCGAAATGAGGTGGCAAAAGCCTATGCCTCTGGTGCGAGAACTCTGGCACCAGAGGCGTATGATGCTGCTTCAAAGGCCTTGAACGATGCGGAGACTCTTGTTTATCATGGGAGTTTTAACCATGCGCGGGCCGTTTTAAACAGGGCACTTTTGAGCGCAGCCAAAGCTACAAGCCTTGCCCAGGAGAAGAGCGCAGAAATTGCGGCCCAAAACCATAAAGACCAACTGGCAAAAGAGGCTGCAGAAAAAATAGCCAGAGCCTTGGCCAAAAAAAAGCCGGTGCCCCCCCCGCCACTCAAGCCTGAACCGGTAAAAACTGTGGTGCAAAAACCAAAAATCGTTCTTCTTGATCAGGTGCGGGTCTCGGTTGGGGAGACCCTTTTTAGTCTTTCCAGTCGTCGGGATATCTACGGTGAGCCTCTGCTCTGGCCGCTGATTTACAAAGCTAACCGTGACCAGATTAAGGACCCGCAGCAAATTTTTGAGGGACAGATTCTTACTATTCCCCGAGACAAGACTGAGCAGGAAAAGGAAGCTGCACGTAAAGAGGCTCGTGAATCAGACCTGTTCCCGCGTTAG
- the aspS gene encoding aspartate--tRNA ligase encodes MNDTLGNWKRTQLCGTVTAAQLGQEVCVMGWVQRRRDHGGLIFIDLRDREGVLQLALDPDRDQASHQKAAQVRNEFVVAVKGKVSPRPDGTVNPKMKTGEVEIEVSELKILNRSETPPFMLDEYTDVAENIRLKYRYLDLRRPAVQNCLMLRHRVSRTVRTYLDENGFLEIETPVLTKSTPEGARDYLVPSRVNNGQFYALPQSPQLFKQLLMVSGFDRYAQIVKCFRDEDLRADRQPEFTQIDCEMSFVDRDDVMSIMEGMIRRVFKDGIGVEIPVALPRITYAEALDKYGVDNPDVRFNLELVELTSLVKGCGFKVFAEVAAKGGMVKALNVKGAATFSRKELDDLTAFAAIYGAKGMAWVKVNADGWQSPIAKFFTAEELSSIEKALGAEAGDLLLFIADSAKIANESLGRLRQHLGQKLGLAKKDDFKFVWVTDFPLFEWDEAEQRHFAVHHPFTAPLDEDVPYLDTEPGRVRAKAYDLVLNGSEIGGGSIRIHDQAIQQQMFSLLGIGSEEAREKFGFLLDALSFGAPPHGGIAFGLDRLVMILAGTDSIRDVIAFPKTQRATCLLSEAPGEVSEKQLQELGIRLRKPVK; translated from the coding sequence TTGAACGATACATTAGGAAATTGGAAACGCACACAACTGTGCGGCACTGTCACCGCCGCACAACTGGGACAGGAAGTCTGCGTGATGGGTTGGGTCCAGCGCCGCCGTGATCACGGCGGGTTGATCTTTATTGACCTGCGTGACCGGGAAGGAGTGCTTCAACTGGCGCTTGACCCTGACCGTGATCAGGCCTCACATCAGAAAGCCGCCCAGGTCCGAAACGAATTTGTCGTCGCGGTTAAAGGGAAGGTTTCGCCGCGTCCTGACGGGACCGTGAATCCCAAAATGAAAACCGGGGAGGTCGAAATTGAAGTCAGTGAGCTCAAAATTTTGAACCGCTCCGAAACTCCTCCTTTCATGTTGGATGAATACACTGACGTGGCTGAAAATATTCGGCTGAAATACCGCTATCTTGATCTGCGGCGTCCGGCGGTTCAAAACTGTTTGATGCTGCGTCATCGGGTCTCACGTACAGTGCGTACCTATCTCGACGAAAATGGCTTTCTCGAAATTGAGACCCCGGTGTTGACCAAAAGCACTCCAGAAGGAGCGCGAGACTATCTGGTCCCGAGTCGGGTCAACAATGGACAGTTTTACGCTCTGCCGCAATCTCCGCAACTCTTTAAACAGTTGTTGATGGTGTCAGGCTTTGACCGTTATGCCCAAATCGTAAAGTGTTTTCGCGATGAAGACTTGCGCGCTGATCGGCAACCGGAATTTACTCAAATAGACTGTGAGATGAGTTTCGTTGATCGCGATGATGTCATGTCGATTATGGAAGGGATGATCCGGCGCGTCTTCAAGGACGGGATCGGGGTTGAAATCCCGGTCGCACTACCCCGGATTACCTATGCTGAGGCCCTTGATAAATACGGGGTTGATAACCCTGATGTGCGCTTTAACCTGGAGTTGGTCGAACTTACCTCGCTTGTTAAAGGCTGTGGGTTTAAGGTCTTTGCCGAAGTCGCTGCCAAAGGTGGTATGGTCAAGGCGCTGAATGTCAAAGGCGCTGCAACCTTCTCGCGCAAGGAACTTGATGATCTGACCGCTTTCGCCGCGATTTATGGGGCAAAGGGGATGGCCTGGGTCAAGGTTAATGCCGATGGCTGGCAGTCGCCAATTGCTAAATTTTTCACAGCTGAAGAGTTGAGCTCGATTGAAAAGGCTCTGGGGGCCGAAGCAGGCGACCTGCTCTTGTTTATCGCGGATTCGGCTAAGATCGCGAATGAATCCCTCGGTCGCTTGCGTCAGCACCTCGGGCAGAAACTGGGCCTGGCAAAAAAGGATGATTTTAAATTTGTCTGGGTGACGGACTTTCCGCTCTTTGAATGGGATGAAGCGGAGCAACGCCACTTCGCCGTACACCATCCTTTTACGGCTCCTCTTGATGAGGATGTCCCATATCTCGATACCGAGCCGGGGAGAGTACGGGCCAAAGCCTATGATCTGGTGCTGAACGGCTCCGAGATTGGCGGTGGATCTATCCGGATTCACGATCAGGCAATTCAGCAGCAGATGTTTTCTTTGCTCGGGATCGGGAGCGAAGAAGCGCGCGAAAAATTCGGTTTTCTACTGGACGCGCTCAGCTTTGGTGCACCCCCTCATGGCGGAATCGCCTTCGGTCTTGATCGCCTGGTCATGATTCTTGCTGGAACAGATTCGATCCGTGACGTCATCGCCTTCCCGAAAACGCAAAGAGCCACTTGTCTGTTGTCCGAAGCACCGGGGGAGGTAAGTGAAAAACAGTTGCAGGAGTTGGGAATCCGGTTGCGCAAACCTGTTAAGTGA
- the hisS gene encoding histidine--tRNA ligase, which yields MNDILPGDVETWQFLEQKAREVFGTYGFSEIRTPVVEKTELFCRSIGETTDIVEKEMYTFGDKSNNSLTLRPEGTAPVMRAFIQNRLHALDPVNKLYYMGPMFRYERPQKGRYRQFHQIGAEVIGVENPMIDAQVLAMLHHYFCAIGIETVELQVNSLGCPDCRPGYREALITFLESRLDALCGDCQRRYLTNPLRVLDCKVPGCKESTQGAPSVLEHLCGGCEEHFSDVKKHLGALQIPFVINARMVRGLDYYVRTTFEMVTDKLGAQSAVAAGGRYDGLIESLDGPALPGIGFAIGVERLALMKGDERVQAPRPDLFLAAMGDEAAEKAFVLMSQMQRVGIRAEMDYQGRSLKAQMRRANKLAARYTLILGEQELVSGEAELKDMDQSSQQKIRLDELIARMGVLRASA from the coding sequence ATGAACGATATCCTGCCGGGTGATGTTGAAACCTGGCAGTTTCTGGAGCAGAAGGCGCGGGAGGTTTTTGGAACCTACGGATTTAGTGAAATACGTACCCCGGTGGTGGAGAAAACTGAACTCTTCTGCCGTTCAATCGGCGAAACAACAGATATTGTTGAGAAGGAGATGTATACCTTCGGCGACAAGAGCAATAACAGTTTGACCCTGCGTCCCGAAGGGACTGCTCCGGTCATGCGGGCTTTTATCCAGAACCGCTTACATGCCCTTGACCCAGTCAATAAGCTCTATTACATGGGGCCGATGTTTCGCTATGAACGCCCGCAAAAAGGGCGTTATCGTCAATTTCATCAGATAGGGGCCGAGGTGATCGGAGTCGAAAATCCGATGATCGATGCTCAGGTGCTGGCGATGCTGCATCATTATTTTTGCGCAATCGGGATTGAAACAGTGGAGCTGCAGGTGAACTCCCTCGGGTGCCCGGATTGTCGCCCTGGTTATCGAGAGGCGCTGATTACGTTTCTGGAAAGTCGCCTCGATGCCTTATGTGGGGACTGTCAGCGGCGTTATCTGACAAACCCCCTGCGCGTGCTCGATTGCAAGGTCCCTGGCTGTAAAGAGTCAACTCAGGGCGCACCCTCGGTGCTCGAACATCTTTGCGGTGGCTGTGAAGAACACTTTTCGGACGTTAAGAAACATCTGGGCGCCCTGCAGATCCCCTTTGTGATTAATGCGCGGATGGTGCGTGGGCTGGATTACTATGTGCGGACGACCTTTGAGATGGTTACCGATAAATTGGGAGCCCAGAGCGCGGTTGCGGCTGGTGGACGCTATGATGGTTTAATTGAAAGTCTGGATGGCCCTGCGTTGCCGGGAATCGGTTTCGCCATCGGGGTTGAGCGACTGGCTCTGATGAAGGGGGATGAACGGGTTCAGGCGCCCCGTCCTGATTTATTCCTGGCCGCCATGGGGGATGAAGCAGCTGAAAAAGCTTTTGTGTTGATGTCGCAGATGCAACGCGTGGGTATTCGCGCCGAGATGGATTATCAGGGGAGGAGTCTCAAGGCACAAATGCGTCGGGCCAATAAATTGGCCGCGCGCTACACGCTGATACTTGGCGAGCAGGAGTTGGTGAGCGGTGAGGCGGAATTGAAAGATATGGATCAGAGTTCGCAACAGAAGATCAGGCTTGACGAACTGATTGCCCGGATGGGCGTATTACGAGCTTCCGCTTGA
- a CDS encoding adenylate/guanylate cyclase domain-containing protein, whose protein sequence is MVDKIGFFSSLRFKFTLLMAMVIGFFILGGLFLTEQNMRRSLLRENIEKGVGVARAVAFNVEDPLLTGDDLYLFSAVKTAGRSQGVTYAVIVDDKDRVKAASDIGQVGMHWLWSGAAAPEEIGDGYLLRRNAEGSLLDVEVPILLVGDKPLQLGSIHLGLSQTHVNQAIAQMRGQLGLFSLLGILLSSAAAYLLASFFVRPVDALVQGVKAIGEGQFGQQILLQRKDELGVLTSAFNDMAASLREKEFIEKTFERYVSKPLAREILSHRHQLKLGGEEKVVTILFSDIRGFTGLAEGLSPSAVVELLNGYFSEMVKVIGRFEGMVDKFMGDAVLALFGAPITVGNEAMRAVCCALAMQAALQKFNQAGQKKGQQTLLAGIGINTGPVIAGNVGSAMRMEYTVIGDSVNVAARLQSIARAGEILISEQTYACVRDFVLVAACEPIQLKGKTTSCKVYRLEGLSGAGIELADRLVREETDVIDGVPPKVSAQNSLRG, encoded by the coding sequence GTGGTTGACAAGATTGGCTTCTTCTCCAGCCTGAGATTTAAATTCACCCTGCTGATGGCTATGGTTATCGGTTTTTTTATTCTGGGGGGGCTTTTTTTGACCGAACAGAATATGCGACGTTCACTGCTGCGCGAGAATATCGAAAAAGGGGTCGGCGTCGCTCGCGCGGTGGCGTTCAATGTCGAAGACCCTCTGTTGACCGGCGACGATCTTTATCTCTTCTCCGCGGTTAAGACCGCCGGTCGTTCTCAAGGGGTCACCTATGCCGTGATCGTCGATGACAAGGATCGGGTCAAGGCCGCCAGTGATATCGGGCAGGTTGGTATGCATTGGCTTTGGTCCGGGGCTGCTGCTCCAGAGGAGATCGGTGATGGGTACCTCTTGCGACGAAACGCTGAAGGCAGTCTGCTAGACGTTGAAGTACCGATCTTATTGGTCGGGGATAAGCCGTTACAACTCGGTTCCATCCATTTAGGGCTCTCACAGACGCATGTCAATCAGGCTATTGCCCAGATGCGGGGGCAGTTGGGCCTCTTCTCGCTGCTCGGTATTCTGCTCTCCAGCGCGGCGGCTTATCTGCTGGCCTCATTTTTTGTGCGACCGGTGGATGCTTTGGTGCAGGGGGTCAAGGCGATCGGCGAGGGGCAGTTTGGGCAGCAGATCCTTTTGCAGCGTAAGGATGAGCTTGGCGTGTTGACCAGTGCCTTCAATGACATGGCTGCCAGCCTGCGCGAAAAGGAGTTTATTGAGAAAACCTTTGAGCGCTATGTCAGTAAGCCTCTGGCACGTGAGATCCTCAGTCATCGTCACCAGTTGAAACTCGGGGGTGAAGAGAAAGTGGTGACCATCCTGTTTTCAGATATCCGGGGGTTTACCGGCCTGGCTGAAGGCTTGTCGCCGTCTGCGGTTGTTGAACTGCTGAATGGTTATTTCTCTGAGATGGTCAAGGTTATCGGTCGTTTTGAAGGCATGGTCGATAAGTTTATGGGGGACGCGGTGCTGGCCCTGTTCGGGGCTCCGATAACGGTTGGTAATGAGGCCATGCGAGCCGTTTGTTGCGCCCTTGCGATGCAGGCCGCGCTGCAGAAGTTCAATCAGGCCGGGCAAAAAAAAGGGCAACAAACACTTCTGGCTGGCATCGGGATTAATACCGGGCCCGTGATTGCCGGTAATGTCGGCTCTGCCATGCGTATGGAGTATACGGTTATTGGCGATAGCGTCAATGTCGCGGCCCGCTTGCAGTCTATAGCCCGGGCCGGTGAAATTCTCATATCGGAACAGACCTACGCATGTGTCAGGGATTTTGTGCTGGTCGCTGCTTGTGAACCGATTCAGTTGAAAGGGAAGACGACATCCTGTAAGGTCTATCGCCTCGAAGGATTGAGTGGCGCAGGGATAGAATTGGCTGATCGCCTGGTTCGGGAAGAGACAGATGTGATTGACGGGGTTCCCCCCAAGGTATCAGCGCAAAATAGTTTGAGAGGATAA